In one window of Methanoregula sp. DNA:
- the glgP gene encoding alpha-glucan family phosphorylase, with amino-acid sequence MKSIRDQYTHIPFRISGLLDLAYNLWWSWHPEVRILFKQLNQEAWKASIHNPVRMLRDIPAEFMEAAENNAEYLRRYDIIMHRFRRYLNTKTGWFWEQYPEKQSLTIAYFSAEYGLHHSLPFYAGGLGFLAGDYLKECSDLGVPLVAVGFMYSEGYLHQHIQSDGWQTGAKEHLDREATPVKKVLNWDGDHLVVRVPYVEPAIYVAVWRVDVGKVPLYLLDTDIPLNDKESRRISSSLYMSDREERLRQEIVLGIGGRKVLQTLGIEYSAVHLNEGHPAFALLERIRERMEHGTPFDDAVRQVQGTTVFTTHTPVAAGHDVFSTELMDKYFSTYCKELGIDRDQFLSLGKHPDYPDNGFNMTVLALRLSGYHNAVSKKHAEVTRHMWRGLWRDRPEDQIPIDAITNGVHLPTWMNPRIEDLLDSHFYYVAPNWQQEHDDEAIWNLVDEIPDKDLWELHTRLKNKLINRIRERKRVKWTKERDDTHGIVTEGLFLNSSVLTIGFARRFATYKRADLIFYDLERLKKILSNRWRPVQIIFAGKAHQSDYEGKRILQKIYQIARQPEFEGRIAIVEDYSEQTAQYLVHGVDVWLNNPLPPMEACGTSGMKAGINGVLNLSILDGWWLEGYNGRNGWAFGSVQADENRDAADAAALYDILEQQVIPLYYSSSLDAIPHGWVKMMKESIKSIAPRFCARRMVKDYVTNYYPKLVSSADAGRQ; translated from the coding sequence GTGAAGTCTATACGCGACCAGTATACCCATATCCCGTTCCGGATATCGGGACTTCTCGATCTCGCCTATAACCTCTGGTGGAGCTGGCACCCCGAGGTACGGATTCTTTTCAAGCAGTTAAACCAGGAAGCCTGGAAGGCAAGCATCCACAATCCGGTACGGATGCTGCGGGACATTCCTGCCGAGTTCATGGAAGCTGCGGAGAACAATGCCGAGTATCTCCGCCGTTACGATATCATCATGCACCGGTTCCGGCGGTACCTGAACACCAAGACCGGCTGGTTCTGGGAGCAGTATCCGGAAAAACAGTCTCTTACCATTGCGTATTTCTCCGCGGAGTACGGGTTGCACCACTCACTCCCCTTCTATGCCGGGGGACTCGGTTTTCTGGCCGGGGACTATCTCAAGGAATGCAGTGATCTTGGCGTGCCGCTCGTTGCGGTGGGATTCATGTACTCGGAGGGATACCTTCACCAGCATATCCAGTCCGACGGCTGGCAGACCGGCGCAAAGGAGCATCTGGACCGCGAAGCCACCCCGGTAAAAAAGGTGCTGAACTGGGACGGGGATCACCTGGTCGTCCGGGTGCCCTATGTTGAACCAGCGATCTATGTCGCCGTCTGGCGGGTGGATGTCGGGAAAGTCCCGCTCTACCTGCTCGATACCGATATCCCGTTAAATGACAAGGAGAGCCGGCGGATATCCTCGAGCCTGTACATGAGCGACCGCGAAGAGCGGTTGCGGCAGGAGATTGTCCTGGGAATCGGCGGGCGCAAGGTGCTGCAGACGCTCGGCATTGAATATTCTGCGGTGCATCTCAATGAAGGCCATCCTGCGTTTGCCCTGCTGGAGCGGATCCGTGAACGCATGGAACACGGGACCCCGTTTGACGATGCCGTGCGGCAGGTACAGGGAACAACCGTCTTTACCACGCATACTCCTGTCGCCGCAGGCCATGATGTGTTCTCAACGGAACTGATGGACAAGTATTTTTCCACGTATTGCAAGGAGCTCGGCATCGACCGTGACCAGTTCCTGTCTTTGGGAAAACACCCTGATTACCCTGACAACGGGTTCAACATGACGGTCCTTGCCCTGCGGCTGTCCGGTTACCACAACGCCGTTTCAAAAAAACACGCCGAGGTCACCCGCCACATGTGGCGGGGACTGTGGCGGGATCGCCCCGAAGACCAGATCCCGATCGATGCGATCACCAATGGTGTCCACCTGCCGACATGGATGAACCCCCGTATCGAAGATCTCCTGGATTCCCATTTTTATTACGTGGCCCCCAACTGGCAGCAGGAGCATGACGATGAGGCCATCTGGAATCTCGTCGATGAGATCCCGGATAAGGACCTCTGGGAGCTGCATACCCGGCTCAAGAACAAACTCATCAACCGGATCCGCGAACGCAAGCGGGTGAAGTGGACGAAAGAACGGGACGACACCCACGGCATCGTCACTGAAGGGCTCTTTTTGAACTCGTCTGTCCTGACCATAGGTTTTGCCCGGCGTTTTGCCACCTACAAGCGGGCAGACCTGATCTTTTACGATCTCGAACGGTTAAAAAAGATCCTCTCAAACCGCTGGAGGCCGGTCCAGATCATCTTTGCCGGCAAGGCCCACCAGTCGGATTACGAGGGAAAACGCATACTCCAGAAAATCTACCAGATCGCGAGGCAGCCGGAATTCGAAGGACGGATCGCGATTGTGGAAGATTACAGTGAACAGACCGCCCAGTACCTGGTGCACGGGGTCGATGTCTGGCTCAACAATCCCCTGCCCCCCATGGAAGCCTGCGGCACAAGCGGCATGAAGGCGGGTATCAACGGTGTCCTGAACCTGAGTATCCTTGACGGCTGGTGGCTGGAAGGCTACAATGGCAGGAATGGCTGGGCTTTTGGTTCAGTACAGGCCGATGAAAACCGGGATGCAGCGGATGCGGCCGCCTTGTATGATATTCTTGAACAGCAGGTTATCCCGCTCTATTATAGCAGCTCGCTCGATGCTATCCCCCACGGGTGGGTGAAGATGATGAAGGAGTCCATAAAGAGCATTGCACCGCGATTCTGTGCCCGGCGGATGGTCAAGGATTACGTGACCAATTATTACCCGAAGCTGGTTTCATCGGCGGATGCCGGACGGCAGTGA
- a CDS encoding aldehyde dehydrogenase family protein has translation MEIYPIILGGVKKKTDEIVTVRFPFTGEVYVQVCQASALDLKAAVTEAVKGFKTTKKFSSGTRAQILIRLADEIHKRADELAEVLVMEGGKTRKFAVSEVARAEITVRTSAEEAKRIYGEIIPLDWSDDTAGRTGFLQRFPLGPVVGIVPFNFPLNLACHKLAPAIAAGNSIILKPASSTPISSLLLGEMALAAGMPPAAISVVPCAGGRAEQLARDPRVAYLSFTGSCTVGWHLKEIAGRTRVGLELGGNAAVIVHEDANLDYAAQRIATGGFINAGQVCISVQRVLIHRPVYERAVEKILAAVKVLNVGDPRDPATDVGPMIDRIKAEEAYRKVQEAVKQGARILTGGTLDETMFAPTVIADTTPAMRMNKEEVFAPVISLTPYDDFPEAIRIANAGEYGLQVGIFTQNINRAMHAFAEMDVGGVIVNDIPTFRTDQMPYGGAKGSGLGREGPRYAIEEMTGLRLMVINRNGGVE, from the coding sequence ATGGAGATATACCCGATAATACTTGGTGGAGTGAAAAAAAAAACTGATGAGATCGTAACTGTGAGGTTCCCCTTTACGGGCGAAGTGTATGTGCAGGTCTGCCAGGCGAGCGCGTTGGATCTCAAAGCGGCAGTTACCGAAGCAGTGAAGGGTTTTAAAACCACAAAAAAATTTTCATCCGGGACCCGGGCACAGATCCTCATCCGGCTTGCCGATGAGATCCATAAGCGGGCAGACGAACTCGCCGAAGTACTGGTGATGGAAGGGGGTAAGACCCGGAAGTTTGCCGTAAGCGAGGTTGCCCGGGCGGAGATTACGGTCAGGACCTCTGCGGAAGAAGCCAAGAGGATCTATGGCGAGATCATCCCGCTGGACTGGAGTGACGACACTGCAGGACGCACCGGTTTTCTCCAGCGCTTCCCGCTCGGCCCGGTTGTCGGCATCGTGCCGTTTAACTTCCCGCTCAACCTCGCGTGCCACAAACTGGCACCGGCGATTGCGGCAGGTAACTCCATCATCCTCAAACCTGCGTCATCCACCCCGATCTCCAGCCTGCTGCTGGGCGAGATGGCGCTCGCGGCGGGTATGCCTCCGGCGGCGATCAGCGTGGTGCCCTGTGCCGGCGGGCGTGCCGAACAGCTGGCCCGGGATCCCCGGGTCGCGTATCTCTCGTTCACCGGCAGCTGCACTGTCGGCTGGCACCTCAAAGAGATTGCGGGCAGGACAAGGGTCGGGCTCGAACTCGGCGGGAATGCCGCGGTGATCGTGCACGAGGATGCAAACCTCGATTATGCAGCACAGCGGATCGCCACCGGCGGGTTTATCAACGCCGGGCAGGTTTGTATATCGGTGCAGCGGGTGCTCATCCACCGCCCGGTCTATGAACGTGCGGTTGAAAAAATTCTTGCGGCAGTCAAAGTGCTCAACGTGGGAGATCCTCGTGACCCGGCCACGGATGTCGGGCCGATGATCGACCGGATCAAGGCAGAGGAGGCGTACCGGAAGGTGCAGGAAGCGGTTAAGCAGGGCGCCCGGATCCTGACCGGTGGCACGCTCGATGAGACGATGTTTGCACCTACCGTTATCGCAGACACCACCCCTGCGATGCGGATGAATAAAGAGGAAGTATTTGCACCGGTCATATCCCTTACCCCGTACGATGATTTCCCCGAAGCGATCCGGATCGCAAACGCCGGGGAGTATGGGCTGCAGGTGGGCATCTTCACCCAGAACATCAACCGGGCAATGCATGCCTTTGCCGAGATGGATGTCGGTGGCGTGATCGTAAATGATATCCCCACATTCCGGACGGACCAGATGCCGTATGGCGGCGCGAAAGGCTCCGGGCTCGGGCGCGAGGGCCCCCGGTATGCAATCGAGGAGATGACCGGCCTCCGGCTGATGGTGATCAACCGGAACGGCGGGGTGGAGTAA